One Rhodoferax sp. GW822-FHT02A01 genomic window, TGAACGCCCATAGCAACACGGCGATGCCCGCAGCCTTTCTGATGCAACAGATGGAATGGCGTGAAGCCATGGACGACGCCGACAGTGCGGACGTGCTGGAGTCCCTTTCGCAGGACGTGCAAAGAAGCCGCAAGGATCTGCTGCAACAATGCGTCACCCTGCTGGACGAGAAGCAGGACTTTGCCGCCGCCGTGTCGGTGGTGCGCACCTTGATGTTTATTGAGAAGTTCACCCAGGATTTGAATCAGCGGCTGGATCAGTTCGCATAGTAGGTACGATGGCGCTTTTACAAATTTCCGAGCCTGGGCAGTCACCCAACCCGCATCAGCGGCGCGTGGCCATTGGCATTGATCTGGGTACCACTCATTCCCTGGTGGCAGCTGTTCGCAATGGTGTTGCCGAATGTCTACCAGACGCCCAGGGTCGCGTGATCCTGCCCAGTGTGGTGCGCTACCTGGATGCGCAGCGCCGCCAAATCGGCTTTGAAGCCCTGGAGAACCAGGTGAGTGATCCGGGCAACACGATTGCCTCGGTCAAGCGTTTGATGGGGCGTGGACTGCGGGATGTCGCCCATGCCGATAAGTTGCCGTATGCCTTGGTTGACGCCCCAGGCATGGTGAAAGTGCAGACCATCGCCGGTGAAAAAAGCCCGGTAGAGGTCAGCGCAGAGATTCTGGCGACCTTGCGTTACCGTGCTGAAGACACCTTCAATGACGATATTTTTGGTGCGGTGATCACTGTGCCGGCGTACTTTGACGACGCACAGCGCCAAGCCACCAAAGACGCTGCCCAGTTGGCCGGGTTGAACGTGTTGCGCCTGATCAACGAGCCCACGGCTGCAGCGATTGCTTATGGCCTGGACAACGCTTCCGAGGGCGTGTATGCGGTGTACGACCTGGGTGGTGGCACCTTCGACATCTCCATCCTGCGCTTGTCTGCAGGTGTGTTTGAAGTACTTGCAACCGGCGGCGATTCGGCACTGGGCGGTGACGACTACGACCGCGCACTGGCCGATTGGCTGTTGCAACAAAGCGGCCTGACAGTGAGCTCCATGGAAGACCAGGCACGGCTGCTCGCGGCGGCTCGGCAATGCAAGGAAGCGCTTTCTTCGGAGGAAATTGTTCCGGCAGAAGTGGAGCTTGCCAGTGGCGACATGGATCTGTCACTCAACCGCGAGCAGTTTGAGACTTTGACCGCAGCCTTGACCCAGCGCACCATGCAGGCTGTCAAGAAGGTGCTGCGCGATGCATCCTTGACCAAGAATGACATCAAGGGCGTGGTCATGGTGGGTGGTTCCACCCGCATGCCGCAGATTCGTGACGCCGCCCGCGCGTTCTTTGAGCAGGAGCCGCTGGTCAATCTGAATCCGGATGAAGTGGTGGCCCTGGGCGCTGCCATTCAGGCCAATCAGTTGGCAGGCAACAACCCCGATGGCGACCTGTTGCTGCTGGATGTGATTCCGCTGTCGCTAGGCATTGAAACCATGGGCGGACTGGTGGAGCGCATTGTTCCGCGCAACCAGACCATCCCTACCGCCATGGCGCAGGACTTCACCACCTACAAGGATGGCCAGACGGCGCTGGCGCTGCATGTGGTGCAGGGTGAGCGCGACATGGTGGCCGATTGCCGCAGCCTGGCGCGTTTTGAACTGCGCGGCATTCCTCCCATGGCTGCCGGCGTGGCGCGAATTCGCGTCACCTTCACGGTGGACGCGGATGGGCTCTTGAGCGTGAGCGCCAAGGAGCAGCTCAGCGGCGTGGAAGCCCATATTGATGTCAAGCCTTCCTATGGTCTGACGGATGACCAGATTGCGCAGATGCTCAAGGACAGCTTCAGCACCGCGCAAGAGGACATGCAGGCCCGTGCCCTGGTGGAGGCCCGTGTGGACGCCGATCGCCTGCTGCTGGCAACCCGCAGTGCCCTGGCGGCTGACAGCGCACTGCTGTCCGAAGAGGAGCGCTTGGAGATTGATCAGGCCATGCAGGCCAGCGAGCAGTCTTTGACCAGTACCGATGCGGCCCATATAGAAGCCGTATCCAAGGCTCTGGCGCAGGCCACCGAATCATTTGCGGCCGCCCGCATGAACCATGGCATTGCCCAGGCTCTTGCAGGCAAGAACATAGAAACCATTTAAGCCCCACTATGCCCATCATCAAGATACTGCCGCACCCGGAATACTGTCCGCAGGGCGCCCAGGTGTCAGCGCCTGCCGGCACATCCATTTGTGAAGCGCTGCTGGAAAACGGCATTGCCATCGAGCATGCGTGCGATATGAGCTGCGCCTGCACCACCTGCCACGTGGTGGTACGTGAAGGCTTTTCCTCGCTCAACGAGTTGGAGGAGACCGAAGAAGACCTGCTGGACCGGGCCTGGGGACTGGAGCCCAACTCGCGTCTGAGCTGCCAGGCCATCCTCGCGCAAAAGGACTTGGTGGTGGAAATCCCCAAGTACTCCATCAACCACGCCAAAGAAAACCACTAGGCAGACAATCGGTTTATGCGTCAAATTTTTCTGGATACCGAAACGACTGGCCTGTACGCCGATCAGGGCGATCGCGTGATTGAAATCGGTTGCGTGGAGCTGGTCAACCGCAAGCTCACCGGCAACAACCTGCACCTGTACCTGAACCCGGGCCGCGAAAGCCACGAAGAGGCACTCAAGGTGCACGGCATCACGTCCGAGTTCCTCAAGGACAAGCCCAAGTTTCAAGAGGTGGCGCAACAGTTCCTCGACTACGTGAAAGATGCCGAAGTCATCATTCACAACGCGGCGTTTGACATTGGCTTTTTGAACGCTGAACTCAGCCTGCTCAAGCTCCCGTTGTTCAAGGAGCATGTGTCCGGTGTGATCGACACGCTGGTCATGGCCAAGGAGATGTTTCCTGGCAAGCGCAACAGCCTGGACGCCTTGTGTGATCGCCTGGAAGTCGATAACTCCGGACGGACGTTGCACGGCGCGCTGCTGGATGCAGAACTGCTCGCGGATGTGTACATCAACATGACGCGCGGTCAGGATGCCTTGCTCATGGATGCCGGTGAGCCAGCCGAGCAGACCGGCATCGTCGTGGAGAAGGTTGACTTCAGCCGACTGGATCTGCCCGTGCTTGCCGCAAACCCGCAGGAGCTCACCGCCCACCTGGAGTTGATCCAGCAAATTGACAAAGCCAGCGGCGGAAAAGCGATTTGGAAAGAAGCGGCCTGATTTCTATGTATAATCGCAGGCTTTCCTGAAACAAATTCAGGGCGATTAGCTCAGGGGTAGAGCACTGCATTCACACTGCAGGGGTCGCAAGTTCGAAACTTGCATCGCCCACCAGACAACCCAGTCTGACATCCGAGAAGCCCGTAACCCACATGGTTACGGGCTTTTTTGTTATCCACGGTGAATTCAGCCGCCTTCCAGGTTGGCAAATCAATGATGAACTGATCTTGCGCAAAACGAATTGTCATTTCCTTCTTGATACTGCGCTTTCCATGGAGCGCCAAATCTGTCTGGGTGCACGCGAAAGGGGAACTCATGAGCTTGTTTGTCTGGACACAGTCCCTTGCCACCGGCAACCCCTATGTTGATGCCGAACACCAAGAGCTGGTGAGGCACGTGAATGTTGTGCTGGAGGCCATTGCGCGCAAGCTGGGTGGCGCCGATCTGTGTGCCAGTGTCGAAGAACTGCAGAACTTCGCCAGTGAGCATTTTTCGCGGGAAGAGCGCGAGATGGAGCACGTTGCCTATAAGTTCGCGGAGTACCACTTTGCAGCGCACGCCGAGTTGCTCAAGCAACTGCAAGAGATGCATGACAAGCTGCAATCGGGCCAGAGATTCGAACCCATGGCCATGTACCGCTATCTGACTTGGTGGGTCAAGGATCACATCCGGCTTTGGGATGTGCCCTTGGCAAAGGCCATGGCGGAAAGAGAGCATCTAGCGTCAGAGCGCCACTTCCGCAGCGCTTCGATGTAGTCCCCTCGCGTGCGTTACGGGAAAATGCACAGGGGAGTATCCCGGAGGTCGCCGCATTACTGGGCATTAGCCGCGCGACGACGTATCGAATACTGTTGCATGGAATCTCGCATGCTGTTCGCCATCGTCCCTTGGGGATGATCTTTCCTGGATGTGGACGAAATGGCAGCAGATAGAATTTCCGCCGGACCGAGACCACCATGGGCATGTGCTGACATACCTCTCAAGGTTGAAGTTGCCTTTAACTCCGCAACAGGTGCGGCAGGCAGCGTCAGCTCTGGTGGATTTCTTGAATATTGGGATGGGTGACGCGGTAGTATTCAGAGACAGATGCACGTTAAACAATTTACGCCACGCCGATTTATACAAGTCTGCCTTTTCTACCTGTTGCTACTTTGGCTGGGCCTGCTTCTTCTGTTGGGAAGTGCTGTCTGTCTACCCTTGCTGGCCACACATCGTACGTTTCGCAAGCCCTTGGTGCAGGAGTTGATCAGTGCAGTCTTCAGGCTTTTTCTGGCCAGCTGTGTAAGTTGCGGGTTGATGGAGTTGGATCTGCGGGCGTTGGACGCACTCAATGGCCGCACAAGGCTGTTGCTGGTCGCCAACCACCCCAGCATGATCGATGTGTTCCTGGTCTTGTCACGGGTGCGGCGGGTGACCTGTCTGATGAAGGCAAGCATTGGGACCAATCTGTTCCTGGCGGTCGGTGCATACTTGGCCGGATATGTGTCCAATCGCAGTTCCGAGCGCCTTTTGCGCGAAGCCGTTGCCGCACTGCGAAGTGGCGACTTGCTGCTGGCGTTTCCTGAGGGCACCCGCACGACGCGCCAGCCACTCAATCCGATCAAACCAGGGTTTGCCGTGATTGCCAGGCGCGCCCAGGCTCCGCTGCAGCCGATTTTGCTGCTGACCAACTCTCCGTATCTAAGCAAGGGCTGGAAAATTTGGCGCCCCCCGCAGTTTCCGGTGCGTTACCAGGCCAGGCTGGGCGCTGACCTGCCAACATCGGTACCCAGCTGCGAAACGGTCGAGCAACTGCAAAATTACTATCTGCAGGCGATGCACTGCTCAATCGACCCCAACCTGACGCTCTAAAGTGAACACTGCATCTGCCACCCATTTGGTCTTGATACCCAGCTACAACCCCGGTCCTCGGGTCTACCAGACCGTGCGTGAAGCGCGCACCCGCTGGAATCCGGTATGGGTGGTGGTGGACGGTAGCAGCGACGGCACGGCGGCGGGATTGCAGGAAATGGCGAAAGGCGACGACGGCCTCAAAGTGCTGGTATTGACGCAGAACCAGGGCAAAGGTGCCGCCGTGTTGCACGGCATTGACGTGGCCGCCGCCGCAGGGTTTACGCATGCCTTGTGCATGGATTCGGATGGTCAACATCCCGCGGTGCTGATCCCGGACTTCATGGCGTGCTCTGCGGCCAACCCTAGTGCAATGGTGCTGGGAGTGCCGGTGTTTGATGCATCGGCACCTGCATTGCGTGTCTATGGGCGCAAAATTTCCAACGGGTGGGCCAATCTGGAAACGCTGTGGATGGGCATTGGTGACTCCTTGTATGGTTTTCGGGTGTATCCCATAGGGCCGTTGCGCCAGATCATGCACGATCGGCGCTGGATGCGGCGATTTGACTTCGACCCGGAGGCCGTGGTGCGCCTTTGCTGGAGCGGCGTTCGACCGATCAATCTGCCTGCACCGGTCAAATACCTGACGGCGAACGAAGGCGGCGTCTCTCATTTCAACTACTGGCGTGATAACCGGCTGCTGACGTGGATGCACACCCGTCTGATGCTGGGCTTTGTCTTGCGCCTTCCGTGGTTGCTGCTGCGACGACTGGTTGCGCTGGCCGATCGTGGAGGTGCTGCCTAGGCCATGCCGCCGTTGATCGAGATGATCTGGCCTGTGATGTAGGCCGCTCGCTCCGATGCCAGAAAAGAGACGAGGTGTGCCACTTCCTGTGCCGTGCCGGCGCGCTTCATGGGCACCATGCGTGCAATGGCCGCTTCGTTGAAGCTGCCGCTGCTCATGGCGGTATCGATGATGCCTGGCGCCACGGCATTCACCGTGATGCCTCTGCTTGCCAGCTCCAGCGCCAGGGACTTGGTGGCAGCATGCAGGCCTCCCTTGGCTGCCGCGTAATTGGTTTGTCCACGGTTGCCGGTGATGCCGGCGATCGACGAGACGGAAATGATGCGACCCCAGCGACTGCGAATCATGGGCATGGACAATGGCTGGGTGACGTTGAAGAAACCGTGGAGCGATACGTCGATGACGCTGTGCCATTGGTCGGGGCGCATGCCTGGAAATACTGCGTCATCGTGAATTCCGGCATTGTTCACCAGCACTTGTACTGGGCCGTCTTCCAGCAGCGCCTCCAGCGCCTGACGCGTCGCTTCGGCATCCACCACGTTGAACTGCAGGGCTTGGGCCGACCCGCCAGCCGCGACAATGGACTCACACACGGCCTGGGCCAAGGCCGGTTGGCTATTGGCATGAACCACCACATGGTAGCCATCGTTGGCCAACTGGTGGCAGATGGCGGCGCCAATCGCACCGCTTCCCCCTGTAACCAAAGCACGTTTCATGCGGGTTCCGATTCAAAAAAGTGGGTTGGCCGAGGCCGTTGCCTGCAGCACGCTGGCACGTCCGCTCAGCAGCTGTCGTGTCCCGGCGTGGATGCTGAAGGCATATAAGAAACTGCCTTCGTTGCCGGAAATTCGCTGCGCTCGAATATGCAGATCTTCACCCGCCGTGTTCAGTTGGGGCTGTGTCCACTCCACGTTGCGCACACTGGCCAGGTATCCGCTACCGGGGGCGCGGTCGGTTCCTGCCAGCAGTGCCCCATGCACCGCCATGGCCTGGGCCGCATATTCGATGCCGATACAGATGCCCAGCCCTTGCTGGCTGCGTAGCGGGTTGTCCGGGCTATTGTGGCTGCTGGCGCGGCACACGATGTCGGTCTCATCCCATTGCTCGACCGCGTCGAGCAGGCACATATCACCCTGATGTGGGATATGGGCGGCAATCCAGTCCCTGTTTGGCAGGTAGGGTGCAGGCCCAGGAGGGGGGCTCATTGGCATGGCAGCACCGTCAGCGCAAGGTTCGTTGTATCCAGGTATTCGATCACCACCTTGTCGGGCGTTCCCCGCGCCAGCTGCTGCAGCAAAGGCAGACTGCGGGCCGACGGATTGTTCCGTCGCAGGGATTCCAGTGCTGCATCCGCCATGGATGTGTCCACATTGCTCGTCCAACCGATTTCCAGCCGTGCCAGCGATTGCTCAGTGCGTTGCGGGTTGAGCACCATGGCCACGCCAAAGGGTGAGGCGATGGGCCGCAAGCTGTGAAGCGGTTCAGGGTACACCGTGTCGTAGGCCACCAGAAGGCAGGGCGCCGCGCTATCCAGCGCCTGGGTGGCGGCTTCCAACAGCGCAGCGGCAAAGGTGGCATCAAAGGCGCTCAGGCTGGTGGACGGCGCCATGCAACCCGTAGCAATGCTCCAGTAGCCGGAGGCCGCGTTGTGTACCGAATTGTGAAATCGTGTGGGCGACACGGAACGGTCCGCTGAGGCCAGCGCTTCAAGAAGGTTGTGGCAGTTGTCGCAGTCTCCGGCGCTGGAAGAAAAAACGGTGGCCAGTTGAGCGGCGTCGGCCCCGGCCCCGCGCACGGCATCAAAGCCGATGGACAAGGCAAGTTTGACAGCCGTGCCCACCCGCCGCCGCTCGGCCGCAGGCAGCGCGTCCAGGGGCGGCAACTGCATGGGCGCCGGCACGTAGGCCTGCTCTCCCGTCAGCACGGGTACGGCTGTGCTCCACCCGGAAAGACCAGGGCCAAACAGGCCAATGCCGTCGACATGGATGGAAAGCGTGCTCATACGGACTTCAAGGAAAACACCAGGCTGCAGTTGCTGCCGCCAAAGCCGAAGGAATTGCTCAGCACATGCTGCATGGGCTGATCCAGGTTGGTCAGCAGGTAGTTGCAATGCAAAGCCGGGTCCAGCACCTGGGTGCCAACACCGCCCGGTGCAAAACCATCTTGCAGCGCCAGGGCGCAGACCACCGCCTCGATGGCGCCTGCTGCACCCAGTGTGTGGCCGGTATGGCCTTTGGTGGAGCTGCAGACAGTCTGCTGACCGAACAGCGCACACACTGCTTTGTCCTCTGCCGAATCGTTGCCGGGCGTGGAGGTCCCATGCAAATTGATGTAGTCGATCTGGTCTGCCTGCAGACCCGCCATGGTCAGTGCCTTTTGCATGGCCAGTTGCGCCCCCAGGCCCTGCGGATGCGGTGCCGACATATGGTGTGCATCGCTGGACTCCCCGACGCCAGTGAGTAGCACATCGCCTGCCTGTGCCAGGCTTTCACGTTCCAGCAGTGCAAAGGCCGCACCTTCGCCAATTGAAATGCCATCGCGTTCCACGTCAAAAGGCCGGCTGGGCTGCCCGGACAGCAGCTGCAGGGAGTGGAACCCGTACAGCGTGGTGTAGCACAGCGAATCGACGCCACCGACCAGCGCCGCGTCGATCAGGCCAGCGGACATCATGCGCCGGGCCATGCCAAACACTTTGGCGCTGGAGGAGCAGGCGGTGGAAACGACGCAGGCCGGGCCTTGCAGGCCCAGGCGTCGCCGCACAAAGTCGGCAACCGAGTACATGTTGTGGGTGGTCTGGTAAGGCGTACCTTCGGGCAAGGCACCGCTGTGCGGGTCGCGCTGCCGGTAAGCCAGCTCGGAGCTCAGGATGGCAGAGGTGCTTGTGCCCAGAAACACGCCGATCCGTTGTTGCCCATAGCGGGTGATGGCGCGCTGCACATGGTCGCTGAATCCGTCCTGCGCCAACGCCAGTTGCGCCAGTCGGTTGTTGCGGCTGTCGTACGCGGCCAGATTCGCGCTCAAGGCCATCTGGTCGAGGCCATCGACCTCACCGATGCAAGTTTGCAGTGCCACGTCTCGCCAGGGGCCAGGTCGCAGGCCGGAACGCCGGCTGCGCAGAGCCAGGCGCGTGGCGTCCAATCCGGCACCCAGCGCGCTGGTCATGGTGAAGGCCGTGAGGCAAAGGGAAGACACGCAGCAAGTACCTGTGAAAGTGGGGGAATTCTAGCGAAGCTAGCGGACATTCAAGCGGACCACGCTACCGGCCATTGCCGCAGTCCAGCGCATACGTCCACATCAGGGCGTTGCACATGCGTCGGCAAGCGTCACCGCCTGAAGGTGATGTGCGGACAAATGCTCCAGCAGGCGCGGAAGCACCGCCAGAATGACAGGCTGACCCTGGCGCGTGCGTGCACAGTGGCCGTCGTGCAACAGCAAAATGTCACCCGCGGCCAGTTGGCGCAGCAAGCGCGCCAGCACCTGGTCGGCGTTGCCATCGCGGCTGTCGTAACCGCGTCGCGTCCACGTCACCAATTGCAGCCCCAAGGCGTGCAGCACCGGTGCCAGAAAAGGGTTGCGCAAGCCCGCCATGGCGCGATAGTAGATCGGCCTGCGCCCCGTGATGCCCAGCAGTGTGGCCTGTGCGTCACCCACTTCGCGGCGCCACCGAGCCGGCCCAAACAGCGAACACAGCATGTGGTGCGTTTGCCCATGGTTTTCGATCGTATGGCCCGCGGCAAGAATGGAGCGGCACAACTCCGGGTGGCGCGCGGCACGTTCGCCAATGCAGAAAAAGGTGGCCTTCGCGCCGTGGGCAGCCAGGATGCGCAGCACCTGCGGCGTGACGACCGGATCAGGGCCGTCGTCTATGGTGATGGCAACTTCGCGTCTGCGCGCAGCGGTCGCTGGCAAACGCAGCATGTTGGGCCCCAGCCATTGGCTGCGCGGCCACAGGCTCACCGCCATGATCAGCAGGTGCAACGTGACCAGCCAGCCCAATGCCCACCCCCATAGACCCATGGCCAGAAGCGGCAGCGCCGCCAGGTGCAGCAACGCTGTGGTCAGCAGGAAAAGAGAGGGACGCCAGC contains:
- the hscB gene encoding Fe-S protein assembly co-chaperone HscB, encoding MNLQDDDFELFGLNRQFSQDRAAIDARWKALQREAHPDKFAAQGAAAQRIAMQWSVRINEAYQRLKEPLARAAYLCELAGFPVNAHSNTAMPAAFLMQQMEWREAMDDADSADVLESLSQDVQRSRKDLLQQCVTLLDEKQDFAAAVSVVRTLMFIEKFTQDLNQRLDQFA
- the hscA gene encoding Fe-S protein assembly chaperone HscA, which gives rise to MALLQISEPGQSPNPHQRRVAIGIDLGTTHSLVAAVRNGVAECLPDAQGRVILPSVVRYLDAQRRQIGFEALENQVSDPGNTIASVKRLMGRGLRDVAHADKLPYALVDAPGMVKVQTIAGEKSPVEVSAEILATLRYRAEDTFNDDIFGAVITVPAYFDDAQRQATKDAAQLAGLNVLRLINEPTAAAIAYGLDNASEGVYAVYDLGGGTFDISILRLSAGVFEVLATGGDSALGGDDYDRALADWLLQQSGLTVSSMEDQARLLAAARQCKEALSSEEIVPAEVELASGDMDLSLNREQFETLTAALTQRTMQAVKKVLRDASLTKNDIKGVVMVGGSTRMPQIRDAARAFFEQEPLVNLNPDEVVALGAAIQANQLAGNNPDGDLLLLDVIPLSLGIETMGGLVERIVPRNQTIPTAMAQDFTTYKDGQTALALHVVQGERDMVADCRSLARFELRGIPPMAAGVARIRVTFTVDADGLLSVSAKEQLSGVEAHIDVKPSYGLTDDQIAQMLKDSFSTAQEDMQARALVEARVDADRLLLATRSALAADSALLSEEERLEIDQAMQASEQSLTSTDAAHIEAVSKALAQATESFAAARMNHGIAQALAGKNIETI
- the fdx gene encoding ISC system 2Fe-2S type ferredoxin, encoding MPIIKILPHPEYCPQGAQVSAPAGTSICEALLENGIAIEHACDMSCACTTCHVVVREGFSSLNELEETEEDLLDRAWGLEPNSRLSCQAILAQKDLVVEIPKYSINHAKENH
- the dnaQ gene encoding DNA polymerase III subunit epsilon — translated: MRQIFLDTETTGLYADQGDRVIEIGCVELVNRKLTGNNLHLYLNPGRESHEEALKVHGITSEFLKDKPKFQEVAQQFLDYVKDAEVIIHNAAFDIGFLNAELSLLKLPLFKEHVSGVIDTLVMAKEMFPGKRNSLDALCDRLEVDNSGRTLHGALLDAELLADVYINMTRGQDALLMDAGEPAEQTGIVVEKVDFSRLDLPVLAANPQELTAHLELIQQIDKASGGKAIWKEAA
- a CDS encoding hemerythrin family protein — protein: MSLFVWTQSLATGNPYVDAEHQELVRHVNVVLEAIARKLGGADLCASVEELQNFASEHFSREEREMEHVAYKFAEYHFAAHAELLKQLQEMHDKLQSGQRFEPMAMYRYLTWWVKDHIRLWDVPLAKAMAEREHLASERHFRSASM
- a CDS encoding lysophospholipid acyltransferase family protein encodes the protein MLATHRTFRKPLVQELISAVFRLFLASCVSCGLMELDLRALDALNGRTRLLLVANHPSMIDVFLVLSRVRRVTCLMKASIGTNLFLAVGAYLAGYVSNRSSERLLREAVAALRSGDLLLAFPEGTRTTRQPLNPIKPGFAVIARRAQAPLQPILLLTNSPYLSKGWKIWRPPQFPVRYQARLGADLPTSVPSCETVEQLQNYYLQAMHCSIDPNLTL
- a CDS encoding glycosyltransferase family 2 protein translates to MNTASATHLVLIPSYNPGPRVYQTVREARTRWNPVWVVVDGSSDGTAAGLQEMAKGDDGLKVLVLTQNQGKGAAVLHGIDVAAAAGFTHALCMDSDGQHPAVLIPDFMACSAANPSAMVLGVPVFDASAPALRVYGRKISNGWANLETLWMGIGDSLYGFRVYPIGPLRQIMHDRRWMRRFDFDPEAVVRLCWSGVRPINLPAPVKYLTANEGGVSHFNYWRDNRLLTWMHTRLMLGFVLRLPWLLLRRLVALADRGGAA
- the fabG gene encoding 3-oxoacyl-ACP reductase FabG, translated to MKRALVTGGSGAIGAAICHQLANDGYHVVVHANSQPALAQAVCESIVAAGGSAQALQFNVVDAEATRQALEALLEDGPVQVLVNNAGIHDDAVFPGMRPDQWHSVIDVSLHGFFNVTQPLSMPMIRSRWGRIISVSSIAGITGNRGQTNYAAAKGGLHAATKSLALELASRGITVNAVAPGIIDTAMSSGSFNEAAIARMVPMKRAGTAQEVAHLVSFLASERAAYITGQIISINGGMA
- a CDS encoding 3-hydroxylacyl-ACP dehydratase, with product MPMSPPPGPAPYLPNRDWIAAHIPHQGDMCLLDAVEQWDETDIVCRASSHNSPDNPLRSQQGLGICIGIEYAAQAMAVHGALLAGTDRAPGSGYLASVRNVEWTQPQLNTAGEDLHIRAQRISGNEGSFLYAFSIHAGTRQLLSGRASVLQATASANPLF
- a CDS encoding beta-ketoacyl synthase chain length factor, encoding MSTLSIHVDGIGLFGPGLSGWSTAVPVLTGEQAYVPAPMQLPPLDALPAAERRRVGTAVKLALSIGFDAVRGAGADAAQLATVFSSSAGDCDNCHNLLEALASADRSVSPTRFHNSVHNAASGYWSIATGCMAPSTSLSAFDATFAAALLEAATQALDSAAPCLLVAYDTVYPEPLHSLRPIASPFGVAMVLNPQRTEQSLARLEIGWTSNVDTSMADAALESLRRNNPSARSLPLLQQLARGTPDKVVIEYLDTTNLALTVLPCQ
- a CDS encoding beta-ketoacyl-[acyl-carrier-protein] synthase family protein, with protein sequence MSSLCLTAFTMTSALGAGLDATRLALRSRRSGLRPGPWRDVALQTCIGEVDGLDQMALSANLAAYDSRNNRLAQLALAQDGFSDHVQRAITRYGQQRIGVFLGTSTSAILSSELAYRQRDPHSGALPEGTPYQTTHNMYSVADFVRRRLGLQGPACVVSTACSSSAKVFGMARRMMSAGLIDAALVGGVDSLCYTTLYGFHSLQLLSGQPSRPFDVERDGISIGEGAAFALLERESLAQAGDVLLTGVGESSDAHHMSAPHPQGLGAQLAMQKALTMAGLQADQIDYINLHGTSTPGNDSAEDKAVCALFGQQTVCSSTKGHTGHTLGAAGAIEAVVCALALQDGFAPGGVGTQVLDPALHCNYLLTNLDQPMQHVLSNSFGFGGSNCSLVFSLKSV
- a CDS encoding polysaccharide deacetylase family protein: MTGWRPSLFLLTTALLHLAALPLLAMGLWGWALGWLVTLHLLIMAVSLWPRSQWLGPNMLRLPATAARRREVAITIDDGPDPVVTPQVLRILAAHGAKATFFCIGERAARHPELCRSILAAGHTIENHGQTHHMLCSLFGPARWRREVGDAQATLLGITGRRPIYYRAMAGLRNPFLAPVLHALGLQLVTWTRRGYDSRDGNADQVLARLLRQLAAGDILLLHDGHCARTRQGQPVILAVLPRLLEHLSAHHLQAVTLADACATP